The following coding sequences lie in one Moritella viscosa genomic window:
- the phoR gene encoding histidine kinase PhoR (phosphate regulon sensor protein): MNKTNAFVGGLWRLLYWYIPFFLVGLVIDNIILSMLIATVAHVVWLYRSQYILHQWLWVARTATPPEGKGSWESIFNGIYRLQRRHKRKRKELRMVIRRFREGAEALPDAVVALDTDYSIMWCNKLAQQMIGLKWPEDAHQHIGNLIRTPDFIQYLNSKDYREPLEITSPVHNAKTLEIRVMTYTDDQSMLVARDVTELRQLEQVRRNFMGNVSHELRTPLTVLKGYLEMLEPDESDKMFARAHKVMSEQTGRMDSLVNQLLALSRIEAAQAVDFEKQVDIPFMLSMLEQEVLILGADKALRVEFHIEHGLFALGDESQLRSAVSNLIYNAVRYTPTDGKVVVEWKHTLAGGLFCVTDNGDGISAEHVHHLTERFYRVDDARSRDSGGSGIGLSIVKHVLSNHDSLLEIDSKVNKGSCFRFTLPLVTYVKRH; encoded by the coding sequence ATGAATAAGACGAACGCTTTTGTTGGTGGCTTATGGCGACTGCTTTATTGGTATATCCCGTTTTTTCTTGTTGGTTTAGTTATTGATAATATTATATTGAGTATGCTCATCGCCACTGTTGCACATGTTGTTTGGCTATATCGTAGCCAATATATATTACATCAGTGGTTATGGGTTGCGCGGACTGCGACACCGCCTGAAGGTAAAGGTAGCTGGGAATCCATTTTTAATGGTATCTATCGTTTGCAGCGTCGACATAAACGTAAGCGTAAAGAATTGCGTATGGTTATACGGCGTTTTCGTGAAGGTGCGGAAGCCTTACCGGATGCCGTTGTTGCGTTGGATACTGATTATTCCATTATGTGGTGTAATAAATTAGCGCAACAAATGATTGGCCTGAAGTGGCCTGAAGATGCCCATCAACATATTGGTAATTTGATCAGAACTCCGGATTTCATTCAATATTTAAATTCGAAAGATTACCGAGAACCGTTAGAGATCACCTCGCCAGTACACAATGCTAAAACGTTAGAAATTCGTGTGATGACGTATACCGATGATCAATCGATGCTGGTGGCTCGAGATGTCACTGAACTGCGTCAACTGGAACAAGTCAGGCGTAATTTTATGGGGAATGTTTCTCATGAGTTACGTACGCCATTGACTGTATTAAAAGGTTATCTGGAAATGCTTGAACCTGATGAGTCGGATAAAATGTTTGCGCGGGCGCACAAAGTTATGTCTGAACAAACTGGGCGTATGGATTCGTTGGTGAACCAATTGTTAGCCTTGTCTCGTATTGAAGCTGCACAGGCTGTCGACTTTGAAAAGCAAGTCGATATACCGTTTATGTTGTCGATGTTAGAGCAAGAGGTATTAATTTTAGGTGCAGATAAAGCCTTAAGGGTTGAGTTCCATATTGAACATGGCTTGTTTGCACTGGGTGATGAATCGCAATTACGTAGTGCGGTATCTAATTTGATCTACAATGCGGTGCGTTATACGCCTACGGACGGCAAAGTGGTCGTTGAGTGGAAGCATACACTCGCTGGTGGTTTATTCTGTGTGACCGATAATGGCGATGGTATTTCTGCCGAGCATGTACATCATTTAACTGAGCGTTTCTATCGTGTCGATGATGCGCGTTCACGTGATTCTGGTGGCTCTGGTATTGGTTTATCAATTGTGAAACACGTATTAAGCAATCATGACAGTTTGTTAGAGATTGATAGTAAAGTGAACAAAGGCAGTTGCTTTCGATTTACATTACCGTTAGTAACGTATGTAAAACGCCATTAA